Proteins encoded within one genomic window of Bemisia tabaci chromosome 2, PGI_BMITA_v3:
- the LOC109032021 gene encoding uncharacterized protein, with protein sequence MCALCIVYVVYALFIFIIVTFLVIVDFTFLTRSITLLLKRFLRSELVFTHRNRVFSAIEPTRGLNFCVPSSNHTPKIGLSDTAIMDMMITNIQQQRQITEQLRREAAIKRILVSQAVQDIMKYIQEHTQEDYLLVGFSSQKANPFREKSSCSVL encoded by the coding sequence ATGTGCGCTCTATGCATTGTCTACGTTGTCTATGCtctatttattttcattattgtgACGTTTCTTGTGATAGTGGACTTCACATTTCTTACTCGATCAATTACGCTCTTACTAAAGAGATTTTTACGATCCGAATTAGTGTTCACTCATCGTAATCGAGTGTTTAGTGCAATCGAGCCGACTCGCGGCTTGAATTTTTGTGTCCCAAGTTCCAACCACACCCCAAAAATAGGCCTCTCGGATACTGCCATTATGGACATGATGATAACTAATATACAACAACAGAGACAAATTACAGAGCAGCTCCGGAGGGAAGCTGCAATTAAAAGAATTCTGGTGTCACAGGCTGTGCAGGATATCATGAAGTACATCCAGGAGCACACACAGGAGGACTACCTGTTGGTCGGGTTCAGCTCGCAGAAGGCTAACCCGTTCCGAGAGAAGAGCAGTTGTTCCGTTTTGTAA